A segment of the Nitrospina gracilis 3/211 genome:
CACCAAACAGTAGCCATCTGCTCCTCCACGCAGTGGTATCCGCGCCCACAGACCATGCAGTGATTCTAGAGCACTAGCCCACTCGCTTCGCGCTTGGCGCGGTTAGAAGCGGACGTGGAGGCCGATGGTGAAAACGGGGTAGAACGGCACGTCGCTGAGATCGTCTTCCAACTGCCGCGCCTCGCGGTTGAGGTCCGCCTGGGAAATGGCAGGTCCGCTGAGTTGCCGGAGATTGACTTCGGAATCGCCGACGTAAATCACCCCCAGGTCCATCGAAAGCCCCACCGCCACCGGCAGATCGAGAAAATTGTCATCCGCCGCATTGCCCCAGCCGATGCCCAGATAGGGGCCGAAGTCCTGTCCGTGCTGGATGTCCGCACGCACGGAGGCATTGTTATAGTTATTATTGCCCACCCGGATGTTGCCGGAAGCGGTCAGAATGGCATCATGATCCAGCCAGAACACCCCGCCGGTAACGCGGAAATTGCCGTGGAAGGGATGGACATCGATGAACAGCGGCGCATCCTGAAACTCCAGGTCGGCTTCGTAATCGACACCGCCCAGGTCATCAATCGAGGTTGAAAAGTAGGTGAGGTTGTTGTAGCCGAGGCGCAGGTTGACCCAGTTGGTGATGAGCGGCACCGTCAAATCCGCACCCAGGCCCGTGGTCCCCGCCTTGCCCGTGATCCCGACACCCAGAACCGCCGATTGCCCGGGCGAAGCCATTCCCAGCATGGCGACCACAGCGAACACCGCCATCCATGATTTTCCCAAAACCGAATTCCCCCCTGGTTGTTTCATGATCCCCTCCTTATGCGACGGATTGTCTGGAATGAAAGTATAGGCCGCCCGGCCATGCCGCCATCATGCCGATAAAACAAACAAAAAATAAGGGGACTTCCGACGGTTGTCAAACTATTAAGAACACATGTTCATGCAATCGGGTCAAAATCAAAGCAAGGCAATCTATATGGGTTTCCCGAAAAGGCTTGCAAAAGTCCTCTCGCCGTTTAAAACTAAATAAAACCAGTCCGTCAGTCCAAACCAGGTGGGGCAGGACTTCACCCGAAAGCAACTCAGGATTTGAGGACAATCCCTTTCATGGCCAAAGCACAATTCTTATCGGACCGGCAACGCGCTGAAAAAGGAAAACGCAATCTGATTCGCGCCGATCTTTCCTGGCAGAGCCTCGGCGGAGCCAATCTGACAGGCGGGAACCTGCGTGGAGCCAATTTGTCTCATGCCAATCTGGCCGCCGCCAACCTGAGCGAGTGCAACCTGTCCGCAGCCAACCTGACCGGAGCCAATCTGCAAAACGTGAAACTCGACCGCGCCGTCCTGACCGGGGCCGATTTCACCAAAACCGACCTCACCGGCACGTTCCTGAGGAACGTCGATTTGAGCCGCGTCCGCAACCTGACACGGGCGCAACTCAACACCGCCATTGTGGACACCGCCACCACCAAGCTGCCCACTTACCTGAGCAAGGGGGGATGAGCCCGACCGCAAACGGATTGAGAAGCCGGGGCGCCAACCCGGCTTGATCCCACCGTTCGATTTCATTCAATACGGAAATCTAAGGGGTGAGCGCACAGCGGAAACCGACGTAGTGGTACTGGTAATGAGGAAGGCTTAAGATGCGGTAAGCGGTCTGCAACGTTTCTTTGCCGTTGCGCCAGGAACCGCCGCGCTGAACCTTGCCGCCGTTTTCGTGATCGCTCGCCGTCCACTCCCACACGTTGCCTGCCATGTCGTAGAGACCGAATGCGTTCGGGGGTTTCTGGCCGACGGGGTGCGTCTGTTTGTCCGCGTTTTCCTTGTACCAGGCATGCGCGTCGGCGCTCGCTTCACCCCAGTAGTAGGAAGTGACGGTGCCCGCCTTCGCCGCCTTTTCCCATTCCCATTCCGTCGGCAGGCGACGTCCGGTTTGCAAACAGAACTCGCGCGCCTCAAACCAGTCCACCTTTTCCACCGGGCGATTGGGATCTTTAAAAAAGGAAGGATTTTGCCCGATCACACGTTCGTATTCACTTTGGGTCACCTCGTGGATATCGATGTAGAACGCCTTGAGCTCCACCGTGCGTGGTTTGTGCGGGGGACCGGCGGTGAAAGGTCCGGCGGGAATGAGCTTCATGCCCTCCACCGTTTCTTCCTTTTCCTGCGCGCTGACGGGATCAGCGGCCAACGCTTTCATCGGGGTGAAAGGGAGGAAGGGCAAAGAAAAAAGTAGAAAAAGACATCCCGCCCCACCTCGAAACGCGGCAACCCTCATTGTGCAGGTCCAGCCAATCATGCCCCAAAGCTTATCACGATTGGAATGGGATACAAAAAGGAGGATGGCGATGCAGGAGAAAGCGTGCAAGGAAAGGATGGTGCCGAGGGACGGAATCGAACCGCCGACACGAGGATTTTCAGTCCTCTGCTCTACCGACTGAGCTACCTCGGCCCACTGTTGCCGCTGGATCAAGAATCAGGGAAATTAGCACAATCCCCCTACCCTGTCAATTGAATCGCCCGTCCATCTTTTCCCGGACCGCTCCGGGTTCATCTGTTATAATCGCGCAAGCGAGACCCGGTCACCAATAAGAGGAGTCGGCATGCTGGTTTTGACGCGAAAAGTCGGGGAAAGCATTCGAATCAACGACGACATCAAGGTGACGGTGATCGAAATCAAGGGCAAAACCATTCGGCTGGGGATCGAGGCCTCCCCCGAAACCAAGGTGTACCGCGAGGAGGTGTTCGAGCGCATCAAGGAAGAAAACCGGTCCGCCGCTTCACCGCAGTTCGATCCCGCCGCCCTCCACCAAATCCTGCAGGACAATATCAAGCTATGAAGTACGCCTCCACCCGGCTGGGCGAATTCGAGGTTCCGCCCGCATCCGTCCTCACTTTCACGCAGGGACTGTCCGGCTTCGAGCTGGAAACGGAGTACGCGGTGCTCCCTTTCGACGTCAATACAGAAAGCCCTCTCCACTGGCTGCACTCGCTGACCAATCCCGGTCTCGCGTTCGTGGTGACCAATCCCTTCCTCTTCGTGCCCGATTACAAAGTCGATCTCACTGCCGCCGACAAGACGGAACTGGGCATCGGCGCCAACGACACGCTGGCGGTGCTGGTCATCGTACGCATTCCGGAAGATTACCGGCAGATGACGGCCAACCTGATTGCGCCGGTGGTCATCAACGAAGCGCGACGCCTGTGCAAGCAGGTGATCCTCACCCATCCGGATTACGACACCCGGCATTACCTCCTGCCGGAATCCGTCCGCAAAAACTAAAAAAGACGTCAGCGCACAGGGGCTGGGGAATCCTTGCCGAATTTCAAAAGGTGGGCTTCAAACTCAGGATAGGGGCTGCGCACATCGACGTAAATATAATGCGCCCGCGAGTTGGAGTTCAACGCGAAGTTGAGTCGGGACACCTGCGTGCCGTCCACAAACATGACGTCGGTGGCGGTGCCCGCAGGACGGAAATCCGGATGCGCGCGCACGAAATCGATGAAGTGCTCGAAGCCCTGCACGCATAATGCGGAAGCGAGGTCCACCAGATCGCACACCGCACGCAGGCCGGTGGCGTTGTTTTTGATGAGCCCCTCCAGTTTCTCGGCACGGGTCACGGCTTTTTCAATCTCTCGTTTCTCCGGCTTGGCGGAAAACACCTTCACGATTTCATCTGGCGACAAATCATAACGAAACATCGCATTGTAATCGCTCTGGATGCGCGTGTTGTACCGGGTCACCCTAACCCGTCCCCAGGTTTTGGATTGCAGCACCTCGGTTTGTGCGGCTTTATGAAAGTTTTCCGCACCCTGGATGCATTCCTGCGGAGAAAGCGATACATCGCAGTAAAACGTAGGCAGTTGCAGTTTCTTGAACGTGTCGCCGAATCGTTCCTGAATGGTTTCGTACGCTTTCTTCTGGATCTCCCACTCGTTCCAGGTCGTGTCTGCGCGCAGTTGCCGGGTCATCCTCTCCACATCCGCATCGTAGCGGAGCGGCAAAATTTCCGGGTTCTCCTTCGCCGTATCGGAATCGGTGATCGTCACCTCCGCCCACATCTTGCGGCGAAGTGCCGGATCGGGTTCCACTTTGGCCAGCGTTTCGTATCCCCGCAGGCACTGCTCGTTGGTGATGGTGAGCGAGCAGTACAACTCGCGGATGAACAGCTTGCCGTGAATGGCGGATTTGACGGCGGCGACCTTTCCCAGAAACGCCTGCTGGTCTGCAGGTGACAACCGTTCGCGAAGGATACGTGCCACATACACCACCTCCGCGTCCCACGGAATCAGCAAGGTATGGAATCCGCCGGTGCGCAGAAACCGCGTGCTGATGGCCACGCGATTGAGGTCCGCGTCAGGCACTTCCTTCAATGCGGCGGTGAGGGTGAAAACCCCCTTCAGGCATTCGTGGATGCGCCGGGTTTCGCCTTCCCGGTCGCCGAACTTCTCCATGAAGGGAAAACATTCCAAGCGGGCGATGCCATGGGTTTTTTCAAGAAACCGTTTCTGGAGTACCAACCGGTTGAAGGCGCTTTCTTCAGCCTGGGCCGGAAATGCGGTCGTGAAGAAAAAAGCACCCAGCAGAGCCACCGCGAGAAGGCTTGGGGTCTGCGTTGCGCGTGGGATTCGGGTTGCCTTCATGCCGACGCCTCCATTCGTTTATTTTTCTTTTGGGAGGCTAATTTGGGATAAAAATATTAAAAATGCCCATAACCCTAAAATACCAATTAGCCAGTCCCATACCTGGTGTTCTATATATCCTAAAATCAATACCCAGCATTGAAAGTAAATCAGTCCTTGCCCAATATCAATAATAGGAAATACCAAGAAGATAATTGATACTCGGATGCCTCGCCTNNNNNNNNNNNNNNNNNNNNNNNNNNNNNNNNNNNNNNNNNNNNNNNNNNNNNNNNNNNNNNNNNNNNNNNNNNNNNNNNNNNNNNNNNNNNNNNNNNNNTTTTTTGAATAAATCCAAGCAATTACTGCGACTACGTATGAAAATATAAATATATATATATTGTTTCCTAAAAAATCTAACATTCCTTATTTCCCAGTTTTTAGTTTTCCACCTCTTAAATATACACGCTCCATAAAGGGAAGAGGAATGTATCTCCCGATTGTACCACCCCCGGTGTCGGCAAAACCACTGCAAGGGAACCCGGTTCATAAACGGGAAATGAAACATGTTCAGGCGGAAGGCAGAGACACCTCATGCGCGCCGTGACGCAGGCACAACTCCCGCGAGGCGCTGTGGCAGGAAAGCACGATCACCTGCCGGTCTTTCGCAAACTCCGCCAGAACTTCCACGAAGCGGTCCCGGCGGGCATCGTCGAAGTTCACCCACACGTCGTCCAT
Coding sequences within it:
- a CDS encoding pentapeptide repeat-containing protein → MAKAQFLSDRQRAEKGKRNLIRADLSWQSLGGANLTGGNLRGANLSHANLAAANLSECNLSAANLTGANLQNVKLDRAVLTGADFTKTDLTGTFLRNVDLSRVRNLTRAQLNTAIVDTATTKLPTYLSKGG
- a CDS encoding formylglycine-generating enzyme family protein — its product is MAADPVSAQEKEETVEGMKLIPAGPFTAGPPHKPRTVELKAFYIDIHEVTQSEYERVIGQNPSFFKDPNRPVEKVDWFEAREFCLQTGRRLPTEWEWEKAAKAGTVTSYYWGEASADAHAWYKENADKQTHPVGQKPPNAFGLYDMAGNVWEWTASDHENGGKVQRGGSWRNGKETLQTAYRILSLPHYQYHYVGFRCALTP
- the csrA gene encoding carbon storage regulator CsrA, translated to MLVLTRKVGESIRINDDIKVTVIEIKGKTIRLGIEASPETKVYREEVFERIKEENRSAASPQFDPAALHQILQDNIKL
- the fliW gene encoding flagellar assembly protein FliW yields the protein MKYASTRLGEFEVPPASVLTFTQGLSGFELETEYAVLPFDVNTESPLHWLHSLTNPGLAFVVTNPFLFVPDYKVDLTAADKTELGIGANDTLAVLVIVRIPEDYRQMTANLIAPVVINEARRLCKQVILTHPDYDTRHYLLPESVRKN